A DNA window from candidate division KSB1 bacterium contains the following coding sequences:
- a CDS encoding M3 family metallopeptidase yields the protein MLSGIFYTKSASNAMMPDPGSGVESAESNPFFVESTLYFKLPPFDQIKNSDYVPAFERGMAEQQAEIEAIANQADAPTLENTLIAMERSGQMLQRVSAVFSSLTSAHTNDSLEAIRSEMAPRLSAHRDQILLNGKLFEHVKTLYEQRKGLDIDAESLRLIERYYSDFIRAGAQLSDAHKERLKTLNAELAKLQTTFSQNVLKEVNDLAIVVDTVEELVGLSDDAIAAAAEEAKARDLEGKYVIALRNTSGQPPLSSLENRALRERIHKISLSRGSRGGEFDNSAVVTKVVKLRAERAQLLGYANHAAYRLENQTARTAEAVNQRLATLAPAAVANAKREAADLQKMIAADGHDFELASWDWAYYAEKVRKARYDFDDSQLRPYFELDNVLQKGVFYAANRLYGLTFKERTDLPVYHPDVRVFEVSDADGTTLALFLGDYYARSSKRGGAWMNSYVKQSDLLNTKPVIANHQNVSKPPEGEPALMTFDEVTTMFHEFGHALHGMFSNVRYPYFAGTSVPRDFVEYPSQVNEMWAIWPEVLKNYAVHHETGEPMPTELLDKVLATQKFNQGFATTEYLAASLLDQAWHQITPDQVPDGDGLLAFEARALETAGVALDAIPPRYRSTYFSHIIGGYSAGYYSYIWSEVLDADTVEWFKENGGLNRENGDHFRKTLLSRGGSEDAMTIFKTFRGAEPNIQPLLERRGLLDRRDLN from the coding sequence ATGTTGTCAGGAATTTTTTACACAAAGTCCGCGAGCAACGCCATGATGCCTGATCCAGGGTCTGGAGTTGAGTCCGCTGAAAGTAATCCATTCTTTGTCGAAAGCACGCTTTATTTCAAGCTGCCGCCTTTTGACCAAATCAAGAACTCGGATTATGTACCTGCTTTTGAGCGCGGCATGGCGGAACAACAGGCAGAAATCGAAGCCATCGCCAATCAAGCAGATGCACCGACCCTGGAGAACACGCTCATTGCCATGGAGCGCTCCGGGCAGATGCTTCAACGAGTTTCTGCGGTTTTTTCTAGTCTAACATCTGCCCACACTAATGACTCCCTGGAGGCTATTCGCAGCGAAATGGCGCCCAGGCTGTCGGCCCACCGGGATCAGATCTTGCTCAACGGCAAGTTGTTTGAACACGTGAAGACACTTTACGAGCAGCGTAAGGGTCTGGATATTGATGCTGAGTCGCTGCGTTTAATCGAACGGTATTATTCTGATTTTATACGCGCCGGCGCTCAATTGTCCGACGCTCACAAAGAACGCTTAAAAACCTTAAACGCCGAACTGGCCAAGTTGCAGACAACGTTTAGCCAGAACGTGTTGAAGGAGGTCAATGACCTGGCGATTGTCGTGGATACGGTGGAGGAGCTTGTCGGCTTGTCAGACGACGCTATTGCCGCAGCAGCTGAAGAAGCAAAAGCCCGCGATCTTGAAGGTAAATACGTCATTGCGCTCAGAAATACCAGCGGGCAGCCACCCCTATCTTCCCTGGAAAACCGGGCATTGCGCGAGCGAATTCATAAAATATCTCTGTCCCGTGGCAGCCGCGGCGGGGAGTTCGATAACAGCGCTGTGGTAACCAAAGTAGTAAAACTGCGCGCCGAACGCGCCCAGTTGTTAGGATATGCAAACCATGCGGCCTATCGCCTGGAAAACCAGACTGCCCGCACAGCTGAGGCTGTGAATCAGCGTTTGGCCACCTTAGCCCCCGCAGCCGTAGCTAACGCAAAACGGGAAGCGGCGGACCTGCAGAAGATGATCGCCGCCGATGGCCACGATTTCGAATTAGCCTCATGGGATTGGGCCTACTATGCAGAAAAGGTGCGCAAAGCCCGCTACGATTTTGACGACTCGCAATTGCGCCCCTATTTTGAACTGGACAATGTCCTTCAGAAAGGGGTGTTCTATGCGGCAAACCGGCTCTATGGTCTGACCTTCAAAGAGCGTACCGATCTGCCGGTTTACCATCCGGATGTTCGCGTGTTTGAAGTTTCTGATGCCGACGGCACAACGCTGGCCCTGTTCCTTGGCGACTATTATGCGCGTTCGTCCAAGCGCGGCGGCGCCTGGATGAATTCTTATGTCAAGCAGTCAGATTTGTTGAATACCAAACCGGTTATCGCCAATCACCAGAATGTTTCAAAGCCGCCGGAGGGCGAACCCGCTCTCATGACCTTTGATGAAGTGACCACCATGTTCCACGAGTTCGGCCATGCGCTGCACGGAATGTTTTCGAACGTCCGCTATCCATATTTCGCCGGGACCTCGGTGCCGCGCGACTTCGTGGAATACCCGTCACAGGTAAATGAAATGTGGGCTATATGGCCGGAGGTTTTGAAAAATTATGCCGTGCATCATGAAACCGGAGAGCCGATGCCGACAGAATTGTTGGACAAAGTTCTGGCGACACAAAAATTCAATCAGGGCTTCGCCACTACCGAATACCTGGCCGCTTCGCTGCTTGATCAGGCCTGGCATCAGATAACACCGGACCAGGTGCCGGACGGCGATGGCCTGCTCGCATTCGAAGCCCGCGCGCTCGAAACGGCGGGTGTGGCGCTGGATGCCATACCGCCGCGCTACCGCAGTACTTATTTCTCGCACATCATTGGTGGCTATTCCGCCGGCTACTACTCCTACATCTGGAGCGAGGTACTGGACGCGGATACTGTTGAGTGGTTTAAGGAAAACGGCGGCCTGAACCGAGAAAACGGCGACCATTTCCGCAAAACCCTTCTCTCCCGTGGCGGCAGCGAAGACGCCATGACGATTTTCAAGACCTTTCGCGGTGCGGAGCCGAACATCCAGCCGCTGCTGGAACGTCGTGGGCTGCTGGATCGCCGTGATCTGAATTGA
- a CDS encoding ABC transporter permease, which yields MKIPIMYNLRNLVARKVTTLLTVLGIGLVVFVFAAVLMLARGFRETLMSSGDPSNVIVLRKAATSEMSSSISRNQANILKTQPEVVVLDNGKPLVSGEVVVVNNLAKRSDGQTTNVTVRGVSQESLTLRSKVKIVEGRMLRAGTSEIITGKGAAEKFKGCGLGESVEMGNREWTVVGVFEAGGSSFESEIWGDVEQLMQAFRRPVFSTMTMKLKDPTQFASMKERIEKDPQLTVDVKREIDFYEEQSQNLGLFIQILGIFVTVVFSFGAMAGAVITMYSAVANRASEIGTLRALGFKRRNILASFMIECILISLIGGALGIFFASFLQFIDISTTNWQSFSEVVFGFNLSAGIIIGSLIFSVVMGLIGGLAPAVSAAKMQVVDALRAA from the coding sequence ATGAAAATTCCAATTATGTACAATTTGAGAAACCTGGTTGCCAGAAAGGTGACGACTCTGCTAACTGTTCTTGGTATCGGTCTGGTGGTTTTTGTGTTTGCTGCTGTTCTCATGTTAGCAAGAGGCTTTCGTGAGACTTTGATGAGTTCGGGCGACCCCAGCAATGTCATTGTTCTCAGAAAAGCCGCTACCTCGGAAATGTCAAGCTCTATCTCGCGCAATCAAGCTAATATTTTGAAGACACAGCCTGAAGTGGTGGTGCTTGACAACGGCAAACCGCTGGTTTCCGGAGAGGTTGTTGTTGTCAATAATTTGGCTAAGCGTTCTGATGGTCAAACAACGAACGTGACTGTTCGCGGGGTTTCCCAGGAATCACTGACCCTGCGTTCGAAAGTAAAGATTGTTGAGGGCAGAATGTTGCGCGCCGGCACTTCCGAAATCATTACCGGCAAAGGAGCGGCTGAAAAATTCAAAGGCTGCGGTCTCGGTGAATCCGTTGAAATGGGAAACCGTGAGTGGACAGTGGTCGGGGTTTTCGAAGCCGGCGGCTCCAGTTTTGAATCCGAAATCTGGGGCGACGTTGAGCAACTTATGCAGGCCTTTCGCAGGCCCGTATTTTCAACTATGACAATGAAATTGAAAGATCCGACTCAATTTGCCTCCATGAAAGAAAGGATTGAAAAGGATCCACAGTTGACCGTCGATGTAAAACGTGAAATAGACTTTTATGAAGAACAATCCCAGAACCTCGGTCTGTTTATTCAGATTCTCGGAATTTTTGTCACGGTTGTTTTTAGCTTTGGCGCCATGGCTGGCGCGGTAATTACCATGTACTCCGCGGTTGCCAATCGCGCCTCGGAAATCGGTACCCTGCGCGCGCTCGGTTTTAAACGCAGAAACATTCTTGCCTCTTTTATGATCGAGTGCATTTTGATTTCACTGATTGGCGGGGCGCTGGGGATCTTTTTTGCATCGTTCTTGCAATTTATAGATATTTCTACAACTAACTGGCAATCCTTCTCTGAAGTTGTTTTTGGATTTAATCTTTCTGCAGGGATTATTATTGGTTCTTTAATCTTTTCAGTCGTAATGGGCCTGATTGGTGGCCTTGCACCGGCTGTAAGTGCAGCGAAGATGCAAGTTGTGGATGCTTTGAGGGCGGCATAA
- a CDS encoding FtsX-like permease family protein, whose translation MKIIKLVLKNTLRHKLRSLLTAIGIAVAIFAFALLRTVIDAYFVGVEASSDTRLVTQNAVSLTFSLPLSYKEKIAKIPGVENICSGFWFGGTYIDQKNFFARFAIDPEPFLELYPEYVLPESERESFIKERNSCIVGRKLANKYGWEVGDTFRLIGDIFPGDWDFVVRGIYDGAIRAADETQMFFHWKYIDERLNQTSPGRSGQAGWYYIGISSPELAGEISEAIDSMFDNSVAETKTETEKQFQLSFVSMVSTIITAIRVISVVVIAIILLVLANTMAMTARERISEYAVLKTLGFRPKHLVGLIFGESSLIAIFGGILGILITLWMVPAFYGVLKQFNMEGFFPVFEISKTTFVFCAIAALAVGIIAALFPTLKAVQMKISDGLRQIG comes from the coding sequence ATGAAAATCATAAAATTAGTTTTAAAAAACACCCTGCGCCACAAACTGCGGTCGCTTCTCACTGCTATTGGGATCGCGGTCGCTATTTTTGCATTTGCTCTGTTGAGAACCGTTATCGATGCCTATTTTGTTGGAGTCGAAGCGTCGTCGGATACGAGATTGGTTACGCAAAACGCTGTATCTTTAACCTTTTCATTACCGCTATCATACAAGGAAAAAATTGCCAAGATTCCCGGCGTCGAAAATATCTGCAGCGGATTCTGGTTTGGAGGAACCTATATTGATCAAAAGAATTTTTTTGCAAGGTTCGCCATTGATCCGGAACCCTTTTTAGAATTATATCCGGAATATGTCCTCCCCGAATCGGAGAGAGAGTCTTTCATTAAAGAAAGAAATTCCTGTATTGTCGGAAGAAAGCTTGCCAACAAATACGGCTGGGAAGTGGGGGACACCTTTCGGTTGATCGGCGATATTTTCCCCGGGGATTGGGATTTTGTAGTTCGAGGAATTTATGACGGAGCCATTCGCGCGGCAGATGAAACCCAGATGTTTTTCCATTGGAAGTATATCGATGAACGATTAAATCAAACCTCACCGGGCCGTTCCGGTCAAGCGGGGTGGTATTACATTGGCATCTCGAGCCCTGAACTCGCAGGGGAAATCTCAGAAGCGATAGATTCTATGTTTGACAATTCCGTTGCTGAAACAAAGACTGAGACCGAAAAACAGTTTCAATTGAGCTTTGTCTCCATGGTGAGTACCATAATAACCGCCATCAGAGTCATTTCTGTGGTGGTGATTGCGATTATTTTACTGGTCCTTGCCAATACCATGGCCATGACCGCCCGTGAACGTATTTCTGAATATGCTGTTCTTAAAACATTGGGATTTAGGCCCAAACATTTGGTTGGGTTAATCTTCGGGGAATCTTCCCTGATTGCTATCTTCGGCGGCATCCTTGGTATTCTTATTACGCTGTGGATGGTGCCGGCATTTTATGGCGTCTTGAAGCAATTTAATATGGAAGGATTTTTCCCGGTTTTTGAAATATCAAAAACGACATTTGTGTTTTGCGCTATCGCCGCATTAGCGGTTGGGATCATCGCTGCTCTATTTCCAACTCTCAAAGCCGTGCAAATGAAAATATCCGATGGGTTAAGGCAAATTGGTTAG
- a CDS encoding ABC transporter ATP-binding protein yields the protein MPNTIVNVENVSKSYKRGSQPIPVLEDINLSVPEGEFLALMGPSGSGKTTLLNLIAGIDKPDSGKINVADTDIAGLSESALANWRSRHVGFIFQFYNLMPVLTAFENVELPLLLTNLSKKKRHEHVKTALDIVGLADRMKHKPSELSGGQEQRVAIARAVVTDPTIIVADEPTGDLDKESAEEILTLLERLNSEFKKTIIMVTHDPRAADKAHTIRQLEKGVLEETNHK from the coding sequence ATGCCAAACACAATCGTAAACGTTGAAAACGTAAGCAAATCATACAAACGCGGCAGCCAGCCCATTCCCGTTTTAGAAGATATTAATTTGAGTGTCCCGGAAGGCGAATTTTTGGCTCTAATGGGACCATCTGGTTCAGGGAAAACCACATTGTTAAATTTAATTGCAGGAATCGACAAACCTGACTCCGGCAAAATTAATGTCGCGGATACAGATATAGCGGGTCTTTCAGAATCGGCCCTGGCCAATTGGCGGTCGAGGCATGTCGGCTTTATATTTCAGTTTTACAATCTTATGCCGGTGCTCACGGCATTTGAAAATGTTGAGTTGCCGCTGCTTTTAACAAATCTCTCTAAAAAAAAGCGCCACGAACACGTGAAAACTGCCTTGGATATCGTTGGCTTGGCAGATCGTATGAAACACAAGCCAAGCGAACTTTCCGGCGGTCAGGAGCAGCGAGTGGCCATTGCACGAGCGGTTGTCACCGATCCAACGATTATCGTCGCGGACGAGCCAACCGGCGATTTGGACAAAGAATCAGCAGAAGAAATCCTGACGCTTTTGGAGCGCTTAAATTCTGAATTTAAGAAAACAATCATCATGGTTACTCACGATCCGCGTGCGGCTGATAAAGCGCACACGATCAGGCAGTTGGAGAAAGGGGTTTTGGAAGAGACAAATCATAAGTAA
- a CDS encoding efflux RND transporter periplasmic adaptor subunit has product MSEKRTDSADLSKLRINRDDDSNPNQANSKNKTLIFAGLLVAGFIIVIYLFTSNSTSTPSLQVVTVSTIYPSQADAILTASGYVVAQTQAAVASKGTGRLEYLNVEEGDEVKEGEIIARLEHDDVDAELQWARADLEVSKAILKQREADQHEANLNHERQKDLLSRGLISKSEYDIAEARFKSADAGVAAGKAQVELSKAAVVSADINVDNTKIRAPFSGTVLTKNADIGEMVAPFAASSNSRSAVVTLADMSSLEVEADVSESNIQRVRAGQSCEIILDAFPEIRYPGYVHKIVPTADRAKATVLTKIRFEKLDEKVLPEMSAKVNFLSKSLEGNNESLQPFTALPKKAILKRNGMDVVFWVRGGSVTETPVSTGRVFGGQIEILSGVSNGDKVVLNPSEDLKSGVKIKIEEQN; this is encoded by the coding sequence ATGTCGGAAAAAAGAACAGATTCAGCTGATCTCTCAAAACTGCGAATTAATCGCGATGATGATTCGAATCCAAACCAAGCTAATTCAAAAAACAAAACTTTGATTTTTGCCGGGTTGCTTGTGGCGGGATTCATTATTGTTATCTATCTGTTCACTTCGAATTCTACCTCAACGCCTTCGTTGCAAGTTGTCACTGTGTCAACAATTTACCCCTCACAAGCTGATGCGATTTTAACGGCCAGCGGATACGTCGTCGCACAAACGCAGGCCGCTGTCGCTTCAAAAGGAACCGGCCGGCTTGAGTATTTGAATGTTGAGGAAGGAGATGAAGTTAAAGAGGGAGAGATTATCGCGCGGTTAGAGCATGATGATGTCGATGCGGAGCTGCAATGGGCTCGTGCGGACTTAGAAGTCTCAAAAGCAATCCTCAAACAAAGAGAAGCGGATCAACATGAAGCAAACCTGAATCATGAACGGCAAAAGGACTTACTTTCGAGAGGCTTAATTTCTAAATCGGAGTACGACATCGCCGAGGCGCGTTTTAAAAGTGCCGATGCCGGGGTTGCAGCCGGGAAAGCCCAGGTTGAATTGTCGAAGGCCGCAGTTGTCTCTGCTGATATCAATGTTGACAACACCAAAATCCGAGCTCCTTTCTCTGGTACGGTGCTCACCAAAAATGCCGATATCGGCGAGATGGTTGCGCCTTTTGCCGCTTCCTCAAATTCCAGGAGTGCTGTCGTCACCCTCGCGGACATGTCCTCCCTTGAAGTGGAAGCAGACGTTTCCGAGTCGAACATTCAGCGTGTTCGAGCGGGACAATCGTGTGAAATTATTTTGGATGCCTTCCCGGAAATTCGATATCCCGGTTACGTTCATAAAATCGTTCCGACCGCCGACCGCGCTAAAGCCACGGTTTTGACAAAAATTCGATTCGAAAAACTCGACGAAAAAGTTCTGCCGGAAATGAGCGCTAAAGTCAATTTTCTTTCTAAATCTTTAGAAGGAAATAACGAATCTCTGCAACCATTTACTGCGCTTCCTAAAAAAGCAATCTTGAAAAGAAACGGCATGGATGTTGTTTTTTGGGTTCGAGGCGGTTCGGTCACTGAGACTCCCGTTTCAACGGGTAGAGTATTTGGTGGACAGATTGAAATTCTCAGCGGCGTATCGAACGGCGATAAGGTTGTCCTGAACCCGAGTGAGGATTTGAAGTCGGGGGTAAAAATTAAAATTGAAGAACAAAATTAG